Proteins from a single region of Deltaproteobacteria bacterium:
- a CDS encoding UDP-N-acetylmuramoyl-tripeptide--D-alanyl-D-alanine ligase has product MRLTAQEICQATGGTLVRGFADTVFTAVSIDSRTVPTGALFVPLPGTQTDGHAFLSAAVQHGAAGFFFAEHVNPELPANAVAIRVKDPLAALQHVATWYRNRLQARVIGIAGSNGKTTTKELMAQVFASQKKTWSTQGNLNNHIGLPLTILRADDDVQAMVLELGTSGAGELTTLSEIARPEIGVITSIAEEHTETLKDLAGVIAAETELITALPPQGLAIVNGDHAGLLEAVHRQARCRIVTFGELDTNQFRISNLQVTRQGTHFALATPAGTHDVQLQLLGSHFALAAAASIAAATTCGIALADACAALSTAKGAARRMAVVNVPARRLTVLDDCYNANPASMQQALLTVQQVRTAGERVILVLGDMLELGDLSKIRHQQIGTMAVALLPLPDLVVTVGKEAKLIAAAVKKTPVPVRWFAKSDRAATFVRKEIDRFHGPQLVLVKGSRGIRLEEVTKKVAEM; this is encoded by the coding sequence ATGAGATTAACAGCACAGGAGATTTGCCAGGCGACTGGTGGAACGCTCGTCCGTGGTTTTGCGGATACCGTTTTTACTGCGGTCTCCATCGATTCCCGCACCGTACCCACAGGTGCGCTGTTTGTTCCTTTACCCGGCACACAAACAGATGGACACGCATTTTTGTCCGCAGCAGTCCAGCACGGTGCAGCCGGATTCTTTTTTGCCGAACACGTAAATCCCGAACTCCCTGCCAATGCCGTGGCCATTCGCGTCAAAGATCCCCTCGCCGCTTTACAGCATGTAGCGACGTGGTATCGAAACCGTCTGCAGGCACGTGTCATTGGTATCGCCGGTAGCAATGGGAAAACGACGACCAAAGAACTGATGGCACAGGTGTTCGCCTCGCAAAAGAAGACCTGGTCGACGCAGGGGAATCTGAATAATCATATCGGCTTGCCGTTGACCATTTTACGAGCCGATGACGACGTGCAGGCCATGGTGCTCGAACTCGGCACCAGCGGTGCTGGCGAGTTAACGACACTCAGTGAGATTGCCCGCCCTGAGATCGGCGTCATCACGTCTATTGCTGAAGAGCATACAGAAACACTGAAGGATCTCGCCGGGGTGATTGCCGCAGAAACTGAGCTGATCACCGCACTCCCACCACAGGGATTGGCTATCGTGAACGGTGATCATGCGGGGCTCCTTGAGGCCGTTCACCGACAAGCACGATGTCGAATTGTCACTTTTGGTGAACTAGATACAAACCAATTTCGTATCAGCAACCTGCAGGTCACCCGGCAGGGCACCCATTTTGCCCTCGCAACTCCGGCAGGCACCCACGACGTACAACTCCAATTGCTCGGCAGCCATTTCGCCCTGGCCGCGGCGGCCTCCATCGCGGCTGCGACAACGTGTGGTATTGCGCTAGCCGATGCGTGCGCAGCGCTCAGTACAGCGAAAGGAGCCGCACGACGCATGGCCGTAGTGAATGTCCCAGCGCGCCGGCTCACCGTGCTCGACGACTGCTACAATGCCAACCCAGCGTCGATGCAGCAAGCCTTGCTCACCGTACAACAGGTACGGACTGCGGGAGAACGCGTCATCCTTGTACTGGGAGATATGCTGGAACTTGGAGACCTCAGCAAGATACGCCACCAACAGATTGGCACCATGGCCGTAGCGCTGCTTCCCTTGCCCGATTTAGTTGTCACCGTTGGCAAAGAGGCTAAACTTATTGCTGCAGCGGTCAAGAAAACCCCCGTGCCGGTTCGTTGGTTCGCCAAATCCGACAGAGCGGCAACGTTTGTCCGTAAAGAGATAGACCGTTTTCATGGACCTCAACTCGTTCTCGTCAAAGGCTCGCGTGGCATTCGCTTGGAGGAAGTGACAAAGAAAGTGGCAGAGATGTGA
- a CDS encoding molybdopterin molybdotransferase MoeA encodes MISVHDAVGTILDTVPLLAGERAGILDATGRVLTEEIRSGREVPPFANSAMDGYAVRWDDIHGATIDQPVTLGVLEVIQAGAVPKHVVTPGSASKIMTGAVMPAGADTVVKVEDTEEVEGRVLIQRSERPGNNVRGSGEDIQRGQVVLEKGRTLRAADIGLLASVGRSLVLVRQRPRVAILSTGNELAEIDEALRPGQIVNSNAYTLAAAVREAGGIPVPLAIARDTLEEIRAALAEAVRHDVVLSTGGVSVGDFDFVKQAMDELHMHRLFWQVAQKPGKPLTFGLLRERPYFGLPGNPVSALVCFYLYVLPALRKMTGHKKLFLPTVHASMGAEVAKAKGLTEFVRCRITHEHGHYIAHSTGNQSSGVLSSLSLGEGLIVGPPEMPLLPKGLGVQVIVLDSDEFAGETVPF; translated from the coding sequence ATGATTTCTGTACATGATGCTGTAGGAACGATTCTTGACACCGTCCCCCTTTTGGCAGGCGAACGAGCTGGCATTTTAGACGCTACCGGTCGAGTGTTAACGGAAGAGATCCGCTCTGGGCGTGAAGTCCCACCGTTCGCCAACTCGGCTATGGATGGTTACGCCGTGCGCTGGGATGACATTCACGGTGCGACGATTGATCAGCCGGTCACACTAGGGGTCCTTGAGGTTATCCAAGCCGGTGCGGTTCCAAAACATGTGGTAACTCCAGGATCGGCAAGCAAGATCATGACTGGTGCGGTCATGCCGGCGGGAGCCGACACCGTTGTAAAGGTCGAAGATACAGAAGAAGTTGAAGGGCGAGTGTTGATTCAGCGCAGCGAGCGACCAGGCAACAACGTGCGTGGAAGTGGCGAGGATATTCAACGCGGACAGGTAGTCTTGGAAAAGGGGCGGACGTTACGAGCCGCTGATATTGGTCTGTTGGCATCGGTCGGACGCAGCCTGGTCCTTGTTCGGCAACGACCACGGGTGGCCATTCTCAGCACTGGTAATGAACTCGCCGAGATCGACGAAGCGTTACGACCTGGACAAATTGTGAACTCGAATGCCTACACCTTAGCCGCTGCTGTGCGTGAAGCCGGAGGCATTCCCGTCCCGCTCGCTATCGCCCGCGATACGCTGGAAGAAATTCGTGCCGCTTTAGCCGAAGCCGTCCGTCATGATGTGGTGCTCTCCACCGGTGGGGTCTCAGTTGGTGACTTTGATTTTGTCAAACAAGCGATGGACGAGTTACATATGCATCGCTTGTTTTGGCAGGTGGCACAGAAGCCGGGAAAACCGTTGACATTCGGCTTGCTACGTGAACGCCCGTATTTTGGCCTTCCTGGCAATCCTGTCTCTGCGCTCGTGTGCTTTTACCTGTATGTTTTGCCAGCGCTCCGCAAAATGACAGGCCATAAGAAACTGTTCCTTCCCACTGTGCATGCCTCGATGGGCGCAGAAGTGGCAAAAGCCAAAGGCCTCACTGAATTTGTCCGGTGTCGTATCACCCACGAGCACGGCCACTACATCGCGCATTCGACCGGCAATCAAAGTTCAGGCGTGCTCAGTTCACTGTCCCTTGGAGAAGGACTGATTGTCGGTCCACCAGAAATGCCCCTGCTGCCGAAAGGCTTGGGCGTGCAAGTGATCGTGCTTGATAGTGATGAATTCGCAGGAGAAACGGTTCCGTTCTAA
- a CDS encoding CCA tRNA nucleotidyltransferase, giving the protein MTDKERHARAIVYALRERGFTAYFAGGCVRDKLLGVEPKDYDVATDAPATEVMRLFPQTVPVGVQFGVVLVLYAGTQVEVATFRSDGVYVDGRHPTKVRFSNAHDDAQRRDFTINGMFYDPSTEQVIDYVKGRQDLAAGVIRAIGDPYARFAEDRLRMLRGVRLAARLGFAIEPETFAATQDLAPTIVDMAWERIGDEISKILTDGGAQRAFALLTESRLLPVILPEIEAMRGVEQSPDFHPEGDVFVHTLLLLAKLDHPTETLALGALLHDVAKPVCRAQGDKRITFYGHCETGAEMAIDICQRLKRSRETWERVAYLVKNHLRLISAPQMRASTLKRFLREDGIEELLELARIDALSSSGDLGPYEFCRQQLAKLGPEQIAPPRLLTGRDLISLGLQPGPRFKEILDAVDDAQLEGQLLTHDDALSWVRQQYGI; this is encoded by the coding sequence GTGACTGACAAAGAACGACATGCCCGAGCGATTGTCTATGCACTGCGTGAGCGTGGATTTACTGCGTATTTCGCTGGTGGTTGTGTGCGTGACAAGCTGCTTGGTGTTGAACCGAAAGATTATGATGTGGCGACTGATGCGCCCGCGACCGAGGTCATGCGTTTGTTTCCGCAAACAGTTCCGGTTGGTGTGCAATTTGGTGTCGTCTTAGTGTTGTACGCTGGAACCCAAGTCGAGGTTGCTACCTTCCGCTCTGATGGCGTCTATGTCGATGGCCGCCATCCCACCAAGGTGCGGTTTAGTAATGCGCATGACGATGCGCAGCGGCGTGATTTCACCATCAACGGCATGTTTTATGATCCCTCGACTGAGCAAGTCATCGATTACGTTAAGGGACGACAGGATCTTGCGGCTGGCGTGATCCGTGCGATTGGTGATCCCTACGCTCGTTTTGCGGAAGACCGCTTACGGATGCTGCGCGGCGTGCGCCTGGCTGCTCGACTCGGGTTTGCGATCGAGCCGGAGACATTTGCGGCAACTCAAGACCTGGCGCCGACTATCGTTGATATGGCCTGGGAACGGATCGGCGACGAAATTAGCAAAATTCTTACCGACGGTGGTGCGCAACGCGCGTTTGCGTTGTTGACTGAATCACGATTACTGCCTGTGATTCTTCCCGAAATTGAAGCGATGCGCGGGGTCGAACAATCGCCGGATTTTCATCCTGAAGGCGACGTGTTCGTACACACGCTCCTCTTGCTAGCTAAGCTGGACCATCCGACTGAGACCTTAGCGTTAGGGGCATTGTTACATGACGTCGCCAAGCCGGTGTGTCGTGCACAGGGCGACAAGCGCATTACTTTCTACGGTCATTGTGAAACCGGTGCTGAGATGGCGATCGACATCTGCCAACGTCTCAAACGCTCACGTGAGACATGGGAGCGTGTTGCCTACTTAGTCAAAAATCATCTCCGCTTGATCAGCGCGCCGCAGATGCGCGCTTCGACCCTCAAGCGCTTTTTGCGTGAGGACGGAATTGAAGAACTGCTAGAATTGGCACGGATTGATGCGTTGTCTTCAAGTGGAGACCTCGGTCCTTATGAGTTCTGTCGTCAACAACTTGCGAAGCTGGGACCTGAACAAATCGCACCGCCTCGTTTATTAACCGGACGTGATTTAATTAGCCTTGGGCTTCAACCTGGGCCACGCTTCAAAGAGATTCTTGACGCGGTAGATGAT
- the purE gene encoding 5-(carboxyamino)imidazole ribonucleotide mutase, which produces MSTKVGILMGSDSDLDVMEEAAKVCEEFGVGYEMHVLSAHRSPDDTAQFAKQAHQKGLQVIIAGAGGAAHLAGVVAAHTPLPVIGIPVKSKALQGHDSLLSMVQMPPGIPVATVAIDGGRNAGLLAIQILAVKDTELFARMVKFKEELARATLEKDRKLQDRLRAKKA; this is translated from the coding sequence ATGTCTACGAAAGTCGGTATCCTCATGGGAAGCGATTCTGATCTCGACGTGATGGAAGAAGCAGCGAAAGTCTGCGAGGAGTTTGGCGTTGGCTATGAGATGCATGTGCTGTCGGCGCATCGTTCACCTGATGACACCGCCCAGTTCGCCAAGCAAGCACATCAAAAGGGACTCCAAGTGATTATTGCTGGTGCCGGTGGAGCCGCACATTTGGCTGGTGTTGTCGCAGCCCACACGCCGCTGCCAGTCATTGGTATCCCGGTTAAAAGCAAAGCCTTGCAGGGGCATGATTCATTGCTATCGATGGTGCAAATGCCGCCAGGAATTCCTGTTGCGACTGTCGCTATTGATGGTGGCCGTAATGCCGGACTGCTGGCGATTCAGATCCTTGCGGTGAAGGATACGGAACTGTTCGCGCGCATGGTCAAGTTCAAAGAAGAGCTTGCTAGGGCGACGTTGGAAAAAGATCGCAAACTACAAGATCGTTTACGCGCGAAAAAAGCGTAA